A DNA window from Anaerocolumna sp. AGMB13020 contains the following coding sequences:
- a CDS encoding sensor histidine kinase, protein MDTKLKKCRGYHVFFCINVILYGMFWAIISSMKSSMCFGIYSEYAYEGRYPSIFTGIVLALQIMMLIFLLCSIKHTEIDKASYARKVPSELAVIIFALYTLFIYYLYRHKQVFSFQFEEVYFEGAYEFWETYGDIIKKIVLGFIQNILIGSGYLWIITGITVKMKGRYWKEDSLLVKLFQHYNRNRISSLRQLYFNDILFLFLQLGIILYENIASIMILNRKKSTLLFNLFILLAIPLLCEALLILWKCKEEIKEKDIRSLVDEIHKMKQGQKTIENKIPKNSYLYETGEEIKNISINLQNSMQQQMKNEKLKVDLITNISHDLKTPLTSIIGYIDLLSAKDYLSCEDRHYVNELNKKAENLRDMINTVFELSKASSGDMKVDKIKLNLNKLIMQTMADMDDIISNSGFDVKTVYSKEGLEIYGDGSKLYLVCQNLISNALKYSLTGSRIYIRTYLESENAVLCFQNTSAYEIDFSPEEITGRFVRGDESRSDGGNGLGIAIAKTYSEVCDGEFKIDIDGDMFKVTIRFPRVELVNS, encoded by the coding sequence TTGGATACAAAATTGAAAAAATGTAGGGGGTATCATGTATTCTTTTGTATTAATGTAATCCTTTATGGTATGTTCTGGGCAATTATAAGCAGTATGAAAAGCAGTATGTGTTTTGGTATATATAGTGAGTATGCCTATGAAGGGAGATATCCAAGTATATTTACTGGTATCGTATTGGCACTTCAGATAATGATGCTGATTTTCCTGCTTTGCAGTATAAAGCACACAGAGATTGACAAAGCTTCTTATGCCAGAAAGGTACCATCAGAATTAGCGGTAATAATCTTTGCTTTGTATACTTTGTTTATTTATTATCTATATCGTCATAAACAAGTGTTTTCGTTTCAGTTTGAGGAAGTATATTTCGAAGGTGCCTATGAGTTTTGGGAAACTTATGGTGATATAATCAAGAAAATTGTGTTAGGATTTATTCAGAATATACTGATTGGTAGTGGATATTTATGGATTATTACAGGAATCACGGTAAAAATGAAAGGAAGGTACTGGAAGGAGGACAGCTTGCTTGTAAAGCTCTTTCAGCACTATAACAGAAATAGGATAAGTTCCTTAAGACAATTATATTTTAATGATATTCTCTTTCTGTTTCTTCAGTTGGGAATCATCCTATATGAAAATATAGCAAGCATTATGATCCTTAACAGAAAAAAATCGACTTTACTTTTTAATCTTTTTATTCTTCTTGCAATACCTTTATTATGTGAAGCACTTTTGATTTTATGGAAATGTAAAGAGGAGATAAAGGAAAAGGACATCCGTTCCCTGGTTGATGAAATTCACAAAATGAAGCAAGGACAAAAAACGATTGAAAATAAGATCCCTAAAAACTCATATCTATATGAGACTGGTGAAGAGATAAAAAATATTTCAATCAATTTACAGAACAGTATGCAGCAGCAAATGAAGAATGAGAAGCTTAAAGTCGATCTAATAACAAATATATCCCATGATTTGAAAACACCGCTTACTTCTATCATAGGCTACATAGACTTATTGAGTGCAAAGGATTATTTAAGCTGTGAAGACAGGCATTATGTGAATGAACTCAACAAAAAGGCGGAGAACTTGCGTGATATGATCAACACTGTGTTTGAATTGTCCAAAGCCTCCAGTGGAGATATGAAAGTTGATAAAATAAAACTGAATTTGAATAAATTGATAATGCAAACTATGGCAGATATGGATGATATTATTTCAAATTCCGGATTTGATGTAAAAACAGTATATTCGAAAGAAGGTTTGGAGATTTATGGGGATGGATCGAAATTATATCTGGTTTGCCAAAATTTGATAAGTAATGCATTAAAATACTCTTTGACAGGCAGTAGAATCTATATCAGAACATATTTAGAGTCTGAGAATGCAGTTTTATGCTTTCAAAATACCTCTGCATATGAAATAGATTTTTCACCGGAAGAAATTACCGGAAGATTTGTCCGGGGTGATGAATCAAGAAGTGATGGAGGTAATGGACTTGGAATTGCAATTGCAAAAACATATTCGGAAGTATGTGATGGCGAATTTAAAATAGATATTGATGGGGATATGTTTAAAGTAACTATTCGGTTTCCTAGGGTAGAATTGGTGAATTCATAA
- a CDS encoding SagB/ThcOx family dehydrogenase: MGTYEQQRKFLKSNFNDFKNIKTDKMKGMPQPEENKYYPSNAMLIKLPAVKADILKKRDIYECIKDRRSTRLYSEESISLDELSFLLWATQGITGKNKSGGITFRTVPCSGATHSFETYLFIMNVTGLEKGLYRYLPAEHKLLLLLVLEDVDNRLDAITLDQPFVPHFAKKACVTFAWSTTPYRSEWKYDITAHKKILIDIGHVCQNLYLAGEALAMGVCAIGIYDQEAVDYLFQLDGENEFVIYLAAVGRQKSM; this comes from the coding sequence ATGGGAACTTATGAACAACAGAGAAAATTCCTAAAATCCAATTTCAATGACTTTAAGAACATAAAGACAGATAAAATGAAGGGTATGCCGCAACCGGAAGAAAACAAATACTATCCTTCGAACGCCATGCTAATAAAGCTGCCGGCTGTTAAGGCTGACATCCTGAAAAAACGAGATATTTATGAATGCATAAAGGATAGAAGAAGTACAAGACTTTACAGCGAAGAATCAATTAGCCTTGATGAATTATCTTTTCTGTTATGGGCAACCCAAGGTATAACCGGGAAAAATAAATCTGGAGGAATTACTTTTCGTACAGTTCCCTGCAGTGGGGCGACACATTCCTTTGAAACCTATTTGTTCATAATGAATGTGACCGGTCTGGAGAAAGGATTATATAGATATCTTCCGGCTGAGCATAAGCTTTTATTACTCCTTGTTTTAGAGGATGTCGATAATAGATTAGATGCCATTACATTAGATCAGCCATTTGTACCCCACTTTGCCAAGAAAGCATGTGTTACCTTTGCATGGAGTACAACCCCTTATCGCTCTGAGTGGAAATATGATATTACAGCACATAAGAAAATATTAATTGATATCGGACATGTATGCCAGAATTTATATTTAGCAGGTGAAGCGTTAGCTATGGGTGTATGTGCAATTGGTATATATGATCAGGAAGCAGTGGATTATCTGTTTCAATTAGATGGAGAAAATGAATTTGTAATTTACCTTGCAGCCGTAGGCAGACAGAAGAGTATGTAG
- a CDS encoding arylsulfotransferase family protein codes for MNEIDDYDEKNSLVTREYSKEQVWDFVSAPELHPMKVTVNVAKPGTAPGSVFVAPYTIYGATMIGQTGALIMDQKGNPIWFKPLCSKYIQNTDFRVQSYHGYPVLTMWQGTISGTQSSEPDLPAGDPEPGAYYNILDQHYNIIKQISARNGFTSDLHEFTITKRNTALFTAIKQVPADLTSYGGPKDGYFDDYSIQEVDLETGRLLFFWNALSHINPADSFLPASSASESNNIWDCYHLNSIDEGSDNSLLISMRNMWAIYKLNKETGDIIWQLGGKQSDFTISPDAAFSWQHDARYRSDNRISMFNDACCASPTSPPQCQSHGLILELDFCNRTACAVREYFHDPALYVPSQGNVQKLPNGNQFIGWGQEPYLSEYAEEGNTITEPWLNFLYDVRFPNENISYRAFKNRWIGLPSVPPSIAVVRSYDMTEVFASWNGSTETAAWQLLSGPSPYCLSIQVESIPRTGFETKICLPCDGPYYQVNALDSCGFIIGTSKLVKLMD; via the coding sequence ATGAATGAAATAGATGATTACGATGAAAAAAACTCACTGGTAACCAGGGAGTACTCCAAAGAGCAGGTGTGGGATTTTGTTTCTGCCCCTGAGCTGCATCCAATGAAAGTAACTGTAAATGTAGCTAAGCCTGGTACGGCTCCTGGTTCCGTCTTCGTAGCTCCGTATACAATATATGGAGCTACTATGATAGGTCAGACAGGTGCATTGATCATGGATCAGAAGGGTAATCCTATATGGTTTAAACCTCTATGCAGTAAATATATACAGAATACTGATTTTAGAGTACAGTCATATCATGGATACCCGGTACTCACCATGTGGCAGGGAACCATATCCGGTACCCAGTCTTCTGAACCTGATCTGCCCGCAGGAGATCCGGAACCCGGTGCTTATTACAATATTTTAGATCAGCATTACAATATCATCAAACAAATATCCGCAAGAAATGGGTTTACATCTGATTTGCATGAATTTACTATTACAAAGCGCAATACCGCATTATTTACAGCGATAAAACAAGTACCCGCTGATCTCACTTCCTATGGTGGTCCGAAAGATGGGTATTTTGACGATTACTCCATTCAAGAGGTTGATTTAGAAACAGGACGGCTTTTGTTCTTCTGGAATGCACTCTCCCATATTAACCCTGCAGACTCCTTCCTGCCAGCATCCTCAGCATCAGAAAGCAATAATATCTGGGATTGTTATCATCTTAATTCCATAGACGAAGGTTCGGATAACTCCCTTCTTATTAGTATGCGAAATATGTGGGCTATCTATAAACTTAATAAGGAGACCGGCGACATCATCTGGCAATTAGGCGGAAAACAAAGTGACTTTACAATTTCTCCTGACGCTGCTTTTTCCTGGCAGCACGACGCGCGTTATAGATCTGATAACAGAATCAGCATGTTTAATGATGCCTGCTGTGCCTCTCCGACCTCTCCGCCACAATGCCAATCCCACGGCTTAATTCTGGAGCTTGATTTCTGCAATAGGACTGCTTGTGCAGTCCGAGAATATTTCCATGATCCTGCTCTATACGTACCAAGTCAGGGTAACGTACAGAAGCTTCCCAATGGTAATCAGTTTATCGGTTGGGGACAGGAACCATATCTCTCTGAATATGCAGAAGAAGGGAATACAATAACCGAACCTTGGTTGAACTTTTTATATGATGTACGTTTTCCTAATGAGAATATATCTTACCGTGCTTTTAAGAACAGGTGGATAGGTCTTCCCTCGGTTCCGCCAAGTATTGCAGTTGTCAGAAGCTATGATATGACGGAGGTATTTGCCTCATGGAATGGTTCAACGGAGACTGCCGCATGGCAGTTACTTTCGGGCCCATCACCTTATTGTCTATCCATCCAAGTAGAAAGCATTCCAAGAACCGGTTTTGAAACGAAAATATGTCTGCCATGTGATGGACCTTATTATCAGGTAAATGCCCTGGATTCCTGCGGTTTTATTATCGGTACCTCTAAGCTTGTTAAATTGATGGACTAA